The following coding sequences are from one Romeriopsis navalis LEGE 11480 window:
- a CDS encoding class I SAM-dependent methyltransferase yields the protein MSDVARTDDGNLTTYRSAGIVRHYAQLQQLQPAEETILELLKGQWADWSMLDIGVGAGRTTKHFAHRVAQYVGVDYSADMVAACVQRFPGAKGSDQVRFDVCDARDLSQFADDSFDFVLFSYNGIDSVSHDDRLQVFREVQRVGKPGGYFCFSSHHLTAMARDFDWGKQWSWNPGKTYVNLMMTAILHGVNWPTGLKQIQAVPYALLKDESHTFRLKHYYIRAAAQLEQLQEWFGEVKVYGWNGGVELETVEAMDGCMDLWLYYLCRVK from the coding sequence ATGAGTGACGTTGCCCGAACGGATGATGGCAATCTGACAACTTATCGATCGGCGGGAATTGTACGGCATTATGCGCAGTTGCAGCAGTTGCAACCGGCGGAGGAGACGATTCTGGAGTTGCTCAAGGGCCAATGGGCGGATTGGTCGATGTTGGATATTGGGGTGGGAGCGGGGCGGACGACGAAGCATTTTGCCCATCGTGTGGCGCAGTATGTGGGGGTGGATTATTCGGCGGATATGGTGGCGGCTTGTGTGCAGCGCTTTCCGGGTGCGAAGGGGAGTGATCAGGTGCGGTTTGATGTCTGTGATGCCAGGGATTTGTCGCAGTTTGCGGATGACTCGTTTGATTTTGTGCTGTTTAGCTATAACGGGATTGACTCGGTGAGTCATGACGATCGCCTACAGGTATTCCGGGAAGTGCAGCGGGTGGGTAAGCCGGGAGGATATTTCTGCTTTTCGAGTCATCATTTGACGGCGATGGCGCGGGATTTTGACTGGGGGAAGCAGTGGAGTTGGAATCCGGGAAAGACCTATGTCAACTTAATGATGACGGCGATTTTGCATGGGGTGAACTGGCCAACGGGGCTAAAGCAGATTCAAGCGGTGCCCTATGCGCTGCTCAAGGATGAGTCCCATACGTTTCGGCTGAAGCATTACTACATTCGGGCGGCGGCACAGTTGGAGCAGTTGCAGGAGTGGTTTGGTGAGGTGAAGGTGTATGGCTGGAATGGCGGGGTGGA